The following coding sequences are from one Rutidosis leptorrhynchoides isolate AG116_Rl617_1_P2 chromosome 11, CSIRO_AGI_Rlap_v1, whole genome shotgun sequence window:
- the LOC139874414 gene encoding uncharacterized protein produces MEEFVSSWSHQENIDELKQKLFYTTLELEAVKSKAQEEIKRNSDSMKQMLHLLKITCQERDEAKDQLQKLLTNKANSSVTESNSLSDAYNHSSSPVDSLFDTISSPEFSNINVDSPLVQDYNQNMPKVDQVTFVMEGMIKGKTLPQKGNLLQSVIEAGPLLQNLLVAGSLPRWRNPPPLQTFHVPPMVATIDHINAAEKGDVGSPNKLTKTPMMMLKPSQPYAEMACGSGGVLSFGDVNLGSNFQGRMMAGCSGAGNFGTLLKRQRLH; encoded by the exons ATGGAAGAATTTGTATCTTCATGGAGTCATCAAGAA AACATTGATGAACTAAAACAAAAGCTTTTTTACACAACACTTGAATTAGAGGCTGTAAAATCCAAAGCACAAGAGGAAATAAAAAGAAACAGCGATTCGATGAAACAAATGTTACACCTGTTAAAGATTACTTGTCAAGAAAGAGATGAAGCAAAAGATCAACTTCAAAAGCTACTAAC AAATAAAGCAAATTCAAGCGTCACAGAATCAAACAGTCTTTCGGATGCTTATAATCATAGCTCGTCTCCCGTTGACTCGCTTTTTGACACCATTTCTTCTCCGGAGTTTTCAAATATTAATGTTGATAGTCCACTTGTTCAAGATTACAATCAAAACATGCCAAAAGTAGATCAAGTTACTTTTGTGATGGAGGGTATGATTAAAGGCAAAACTTTGCCCCAAAAGGGAAACTTATTACAATCGGTTATAGAAGCGGGCCCACTTCTACAAAATCTGCTAGTAGCGGGCTCACTTCCCAGGTGGCGTAACCCGCCACCACTTCAAACATTTCATGTCCCACCTATGGTGGCTACAATTGATCATATTAATGCAGCTGAAAAGGGGGACGTTGGAAGCCCAAATAAGTTAACTAAGACACCAATGATGATGTTGAAACCGTCACAACCGTATGCCGAAATGGCTTGTGGTAGTGGTGGCGTTTTGAGTTTTGGTGATGTTAATTTGGGAAGTAATTTTCAAGGGAGGATGATGGCAGGTTGTTCTGGTGCAGGTAATTTTGGCACACTTCTAAAGAGGCAAAGGTTACATTAA